A genomic stretch from Arenicella xantha includes:
- the pstA gene encoding phosphate ABC transporter permease PstA, whose amino-acid sequence MTDQLPETEQDPRAVAAERRAAKLKQRHAAERRFRWFGRLSIAFGLAAVVFLFTDIIGKGVGAFTQTYVDVPITFDAEALGLTPDSTEKEIKAASFESFFKKSLREMFPEVTDRKAKRGLYAIFTSDMPLILRNMVVDDPTLIGTTQTISMIADDDFDMYFKHSYGRDIDAADQINRLSDSQLEIVDKLVKSGAVYTKLNTILFTNSDSREPELAGIKGAIMGSILTLMVTLLLSFPIAVSTAIYLEEFAPQNKITDFIEVNINNLAAVPSVIFGLLGLAVFINFFGLPRSVPLIGGFVLTLMTLPTIIISSRAAIKAVPPSIRDAAMGMGASKMQTVIHHVLPLAMPGMLTGTIIGMAQALGETAPLLMIGMVAFIVDVPGSVTDSATVLPVQIFLWSDSPERAFVEKTSAAIMVLLSFLICMNSLAVWLRRRLERRW is encoded by the coding sequence ATGACTGATCAATTACCAGAAACCGAACAGGATCCACGCGCTGTAGCGGCTGAACGACGCGCGGCTAAATTAAAACAACGACATGCAGCTGAACGTCGATTCCGTTGGTTCGGTAGGCTTTCGATAGCATTTGGCTTAGCGGCGGTGGTTTTTCTATTTACCGATATTATTGGCAAGGGAGTTGGTGCATTTACCCAAACCTATGTGGATGTGCCAATTACATTTGATGCGGAAGCCTTAGGACTGACCCCAGACAGCACCGAGAAAGAAATAAAGGCGGCTAGTTTTGAGTCTTTCTTTAAGAAATCATTACGCGAGATGTTTCCTGAGGTAACCGATCGCAAGGCAAAACGTGGCCTGTATGCGATTTTCACCAGTGACATGCCGTTAATATTGCGCAATATGGTGGTTGATGACCCCACGTTGATCGGCACGACCCAGACCATTAGCATGATCGCTGATGACGATTTTGATATGTATTTTAAGCACAGCTATGGGCGTGACATTGACGCGGCTGATCAAATTAATCGTTTGAGTGATTCACAGCTTGAAATCGTGGATAAGCTGGTGAAATCCGGCGCAGTGTATACCAAGTTAAATACCATATTGTTTACAAACTCGGACTCACGTGAACCCGAGTTGGCCGGCATTAAGGGCGCAATTATGGGTTCAATTCTGACTCTCATGGTCACACTGTTGCTGTCGTTTCCAATAGCTGTTTCCACGGCTATTTATCTTGAAGAGTTTGCTCCGCAAAACAAGATTACTGACTTTATTGAAGTGAATATCAATAACCTCGCGGCGGTGCCATCTGTGATCTTTGGTTTGTTGGGCTTGGCTGTTTTTATTAATTTCTTTGGTCTACCGCGCTCGGTACCCTTAATTGGCGGCTTTGTGCTAACACTGATGACCTTGCCGACGATTATTATTTCTAGTCGTGCTGCAATTAAGGCGGTGCCGCCTTCAATTCGCGATGCGGCAATGGGCATGGGAGCATCGAAGATGCAAACCGTGATTCATCATGTGCTGCCGTTAGCCATGCCCGGCATGTTAACCGGAACTATTATTGGCATGGCGCAAGCGCTTGGTGAAACAGCTCCGCTATTAATGATCGGGATGGTGGCATTCATTGTCGATGTGCCTGGCAGTGTCACGGATTCTGCGACGGTGTTACCAGTGCAGATCTTTCTATGGTCAGATAGCCCTGAACGTGCATTTGTCGAAAAAACATCTGCCGCGATTATGGTGCTATTAAGCTTCTTGATTTGTATGAATAGCTTGGCGGTTTGGTTGCGTAGACGCCTAGAACGACGTTGGTAA
- the pstC gene encoding phosphate ABC transporter permease subunit PstC, whose product MTLSSLLIIIFAASAVAYFLGHTRSQQIAKPAGGIRSLAALPSYYATMVGLWALIPSLLLVFLWLALDGSIIASLVKSSLPAEAKQLSPESLGLVLSQVENVASGIGSVESIGIEYRPAIERLQNLNAISAKAMPILSLCALAVGLLLGLRAVRADNNARYSVEKVFNATLFICSSIAIFTTFGIVFSVLFESIAFFQKVPITEFLFGTHWSPQIAIRADQAGASGSFGVIPLIVGTLLISFIALLIAVPIGLMSAIYLSEYASRRVRGFVKPTLEILAGVPTVVYGFFAALTVAPAIRQYGDAARDWGAENGIDWLANLAVSSESALAAGIVMGVMIIPFVSSLSDDVINAVPQSLRDGSFGLGATQSETIKRVIFPAALPGIVGGVLLAASRAIGETMIVVMAAGLAANLTVNPLEAVTTVTVQIVTLLVGDQEFDSAKTLAAFALGLFLFLITLFLNVIALRVVKKYREQYD is encoded by the coding sequence ATGACTTTATCCTCTTTACTCATTATTATTTTTGCGGCGTCAGCGGTGGCCTATTTCCTGGGGCATACGCGCTCTCAGCAAATTGCTAAGCCAGCTGGCGGCATTCGCAGCTTGGCAGCACTGCCAAGCTATTACGCGACAATGGTTGGCTTGTGGGCCTTGATTCCGTCCTTACTGCTGGTGTTTCTTTGGTTGGCCTTGGACGGATCAATTATTGCCTCACTGGTGAAAAGTTCCTTGCCTGCTGAAGCCAAACAGTTGAGTCCCGAAAGTCTTGGCTTGGTTCTTAGTCAGGTTGAGAATGTGGCTTCTGGTATTGGCTCAGTCGAATCGATTGGCATTGAGTACCGGCCTGCGATCGAACGTTTGCAAAACCTGAATGCCATTAGCGCGAAAGCCATGCCGATTCTGTCATTGTGCGCGCTTGCGGTTGGCTTGTTACTAGGTTTGCGTGCCGTTAGGGCCGACAATAATGCGCGCTATTCGGTTGAAAAGGTATTTAATGCCACGCTGTTTATCTGTTCAAGCATCGCGATCTTTACTACCTTTGGAATCGTGTTTTCAGTATTGTTTGAGTCAATCGCATTTTTTCAGAAAGTGCCGATTACTGAATTCTTATTTGGTACCCATTGGAGTCCGCAAATTGCGATTCGAGCTGATCAAGCGGGGGCCTCAGGTTCGTTTGGCGTGATCCCGTTAATCGTCGGGACTTTGCTGATCTCATTTATCGCGTTACTCATAGCGGTTCCCATTGGGTTAATGTCGGCTATTTACTTGTCTGAATACGCGAGCCGTCGGGTACGCGGCTTTGTTAAGCCTACATTAGAAATTTTGGCTGGGGTACCGACCGTAGTCTACGGCTTTTTCGCGGCACTTACCGTAGCTCCAGCGATTCGTCAATATGGCGATGCTGCACGAGATTGGGGCGCAGAAAATGGTATTGATTGGTTGGCCAATTTGGCGGTCTCATCCGAGAGTGCGTTGGCCGCTGGTATCGTCATGGGCGTGATGATTATTCCGTTTGTGTCGTCACTTTCTGACGATGTGATTAATGCTGTGCCGCAGAGCCTGCGCGATGGTTCGTTTGGCTTGGGCGCGACTCAATCGGAAACCATAAAGCGAGTAATTTTTCCAGCCGCATTGCCGGGCATTGTTGGTGGTGTGCTGTTAGCCGCATCGCGTGCAATTGGCGAAACTATGATTGTGGTAATGGCTGCCGGGTTGGCGGCTAACCTAACGGTGAACCCGCTCGAAGCGGTTACCACTGTGACCGTACAGATAGTAACTCTATTAGTAGGCGACCAAGAATTCGACAGCGCAAAAACACTTGCGGCGTTTGCGTTGGGGCTTTTCTTGTTCCTTATTACCTTATTCTTAAACGTGATTGCATTGCGTGTAGTGAAGAAATACCGAGAACAGTATGACTGA
- a CDS encoding substrate-binding domain-containing protein codes for MNKLVLGLVATTAAFNISTAAARDSISIVGSSTVYPFATVVAERFGKSSDFKAPKVESTGSGGGLKLFCNGVGVATPDVANASRRIKSSEFEQCQANGVKDIVEVLIGFDGIVLANAKGSTAYNLTRKDIYLALAKMVPGPDGKLIENPNKTWKDVNSALPASKIEVLGPPPTSGTRDAFAELALEGGARQIADIETLRGLGADQKSEIEALVAKLGIQDAWASTVKKKGAAAKGKDIVKVIGRAVREDGAYIEAGENDNLIVNKLVANPNALGIFGFSFLDQNSDMVQGSVIDGMAPTFDAIAAGDYKVSRPLYFYVKKAHIGTVPGIEEFLNAFISEDAIGEDGYLVDKGLIPLDADKYKEMAVGAKALTNLAL; via the coding sequence GTGAATAAGTTAGTCCTAGGCCTAGTAGCTACTACCGCCGCCTTCAATATTTCTACAGCCGCAGCGCGCGATTCAATTAGCATTGTTGGCTCATCTACCGTTTATCCGTTTGCCACCGTTGTGGCTGAGCGGTTTGGTAAATCATCGGACTTCAAGGCGCCAAAAGTCGAATCGACTGGTTCTGGCGGCGGTTTGAAGCTTTTTTGTAACGGCGTTGGTGTTGCTACTCCGGACGTCGCGAATGCGTCTCGTCGTATCAAGTCTAGCGAGTTCGAGCAATGCCAAGCCAACGGTGTTAAAGACATCGTTGAAGTGTTGATCGGATTCGACGGAATCGTATTGGCCAACGCAAAGGGTTCGACTGCATATAACCTGACTCGCAAAGACATATATCTTGCTCTTGCTAAAATGGTTCCTGGCCCAGATGGTAAATTGATCGAAAATCCAAATAAAACTTGGAAAGACGTTAATTCAGCATTGCCAGCGAGCAAAATTGAAGTGCTTGGCCCACCACCAACATCAGGTACCCGTGATGCGTTTGCAGAATTGGCGCTTGAAGGCGGTGCTCGCCAGATTGCTGATATCGAAACGCTACGCGGTTTAGGCGCAGATCAGAAAAGTGAAATTGAAGCGCTGGTTGCAAAACTCGGTATTCAAGATGCTTGGGCCTCAACTGTTAAGAAGAAAGGTGCGGCGGCAAAGGGGAAAGACATTGTCAAAGTAATCGGTCGAGCTGTACGCGAAGACGGTGCTTATATCGAAGCTGGTGAGAACGATAATCTTATCGTTAACAAGTTGGTTGCGAACCCTAACGCACTCGGAATCTTCGGTTTTAGTTTTCTAGATCAAAATTCTGACATGGTCCAAGGTTCGGTAATTGATGGCATGGCGCCAACTTTTGATGCGATTGCTGCTGGTGACTATAAAGTGAGTCGTCCGCTGTATTTCTATGTTAAGAAAGCGCACATCGGTACGGTTCCTGGCATTGAAGAGTTTTTGAATGCATTTATCTCTGAAGACGCAATCGGTGAAGATGGATATTTGGTCGACAAAGGCTTGATTCCATTGGATGCTGACAAGTATAAAGAGATGGCTGTTGGTGCCAAAGCGTTAACAAATCTAGCGCTTTAA
- the nfsA gene encoding oxygen-insensitive NADPH nitroreductase — protein sequence MNDTIATILKHRSIRRFSDQPLADSQLKEYIRAGQMASSSSFIQAVSVIRVSDSANRAKFAKLAGGQPYVESAPEFLVFCADLSRNRDRIRRDVAAEEPDFSWTEQFIAATVDVALFAQNVVVAAESDGLGCCYIGGIRNDPEQVTELLALPDLVYPVFGLCLGYPDQDPAAKPRLPIEAVFHQNAYPERGETDVVLDEYDAEVADYYQRRTNGKLNVTFTQQMAKQSASQTRKFMGEYIKKQGFNQH from the coding sequence ATGAATGACACAATTGCAACCATACTTAAGCATCGATCTATTCGTCGCTTTAGTGATCAACCGCTGGCTGACTCACAACTTAAAGAATACATCCGTGCTGGTCAAATGGCTTCGAGCTCATCGTTTATCCAAGCGGTGTCCGTTATTCGAGTGTCAGACTCTGCCAATAGAGCGAAATTTGCCAAGTTAGCCGGTGGTCAGCCTTATGTGGAGTCGGCGCCGGAGTTTTTGGTGTTTTGTGCTGATTTAAGTCGAAATCGTGATCGCATTCGCCGCGACGTTGCTGCCGAGGAACCCGATTTTTCCTGGACTGAACAATTTATTGCGGCTACCGTTGATGTCGCTCTGTTTGCGCAAAACGTGGTGGTGGCTGCAGAGAGTGACGGGCTTGGTTGCTGCTATATCGGCGGAATTCGCAACGATCCAGAGCAGGTGACAGAATTGCTTGCGCTACCGGATTTGGTTTACCCAGTATTTGGTTTGTGCCTAGGCTACCCGGATCAAGACCCAGCTGCAAAACCGAGGTTGCCTATCGAAGCGGTGTTTCATCAAAACGCTTATCCTGAACGTGGCGAGACGGATGTGGTCTTAGATGAGTACGATGCCGAAGTCGCCGATTATTACCAGCGCCGTACCAACGGCAAATTAAATGTGACATTTACCCAGCAAATGGCGAAGCAATCGGCCTCGCAAACTCGTAAATTCATGGGGGAATACATTAAAAAACAAGGGTTTAACCAGCATTGA
- a CDS encoding DUF2288 domain-containing protein: MNINEAQSNLVAKLHSETAHCAWRELQRFFAQGKVLVVDPSLDLVSIGVSIAEDDAATLKPLIDAAKISAPSSDLARKWYQDDAELWTLVVAPYVLVQDASREA; encoded by the coding sequence ATGAATATTAACGAGGCGCAATCTAACCTTGTGGCAAAACTTCATTCTGAAACCGCTCACTGCGCATGGCGTGAGCTGCAACGTTTTTTCGCTCAAGGCAAAGTATTGGTTGTCGATCCGAGTCTTGATCTCGTCAGCATCGGTGTGAGCATTGCCGAGGATGATGCTGCTACATTGAAGCCGTTGATTGACGCCGCTAAAATTTCCGCGCCATCGAGTGATTTAGCGCGTAAATGGTATCAAGACGACGCTGAGCTTTGGACTCTGGTCGTAGCGCCTTATGTTCTGGTTCAAGACGCATCACGGGAGGCCTAA
- the dksA gene encoding RNA polymerase-binding protein DksA, whose amino-acid sequence MTNKKASTAADQAENLIHGVAPYQEKANEEYMNPEQVEHFRNILLSWKRNLLDEVSRTIHLMQDENINHPDPNDRASQETDMSLELRNRDRERKLLKKIDQTITRVDNDDYGWCDRCGIEIGIRRLEARPTAELCVDCKTLNEIKERQMI is encoded by the coding sequence GTGACTAATAAAAAAGCGTCTACTGCCGCAGACCAGGCAGAAAATTTGATTCATGGCGTCGCTCCTTACCAAGAGAAAGCGAACGAAGAGTATATGAACCCGGAACAAGTTGAACACTTTCGGAATATATTACTGTCGTGGAAACGAAACTTGCTCGATGAAGTGTCTAGAACGATTCATTTAATGCAAGATGAAAACATCAATCATCCTGACCCTAACGATCGAGCAAGTCAGGAAACAGACATGTCGCTTGAGTTACGTAACCGCGACCGTGAACGTAAACTACTAAAGAAGATTGATCAAACCATCACGCGCGTCGATAACGATGACTACGGTTGGTGTGATCGATGTGGCATTGAAATTGGCATTCGTCGCCTAGAAGCACGACCAACTGCTGAGCTATGCGTTGACTGCAAGACACTCAATGAAATTAAAGAAAGGCAGATGATTTAG
- a CDS encoding peptidylprolyl isomerase, with amino-acid sequence MGHLIRNKPLNIMKLSLASAIAFIALITSLTAHSYADRVLVIVNEDVITQSEFDYRMVTVLDELKAAGQTPPPGLSQQLLETMVSDRLQVQEAQRRGIEVSDAEVQATMERFAAQQNATVAELKAQISAAGQPFGMFQESVRDSMVISRFTDYYARSRVIVPDYEIETFIAANDLDADTSEYQIARILIKNGDNAAELARQVRDEIDTGLSFQQAVLTYSEATDAQEGGVIGWRSTGQLPEIYVSALKDVQVGEVSQVLETANGYHILKLLDMKGDRTEIIQTKVRHILISSDSKVAKSQAAKKLFDLRQRINNGEDFSALARIYSDDSVSAANGGSLGWVSPGEMVPAFEETFQKLPLGEVSQPIETQFGMHILIADDRRKKNITEQMVRGRAEQILRRQRADREYKQWIRELEEGAYVEYVATPDSLVKS; translated from the coding sequence ATTGGCCATCTCATTAGGAATAAACCATTGAATATTATGAAATTATCACTGGCGTCTGCAATCGCCTTCATTGCTTTAATAACAAGCTTAACGGCCCATTCATACGCGGATCGCGTATTGGTAATTGTTAATGAGGATGTGATTACGCAGTCCGAGTTCGATTATCGTATGGTGACGGTTTTGGATGAGCTTAAAGCTGCTGGGCAAACACCGCCTCCAGGGCTTAGCCAGCAATTGCTCGAGACCATGGTTAGCGATCGCTTGCAAGTTCAGGAAGCGCAGCGTCGCGGAATTGAGGTGAGTGATGCTGAGGTGCAGGCCACAATGGAGCGTTTTGCTGCACAGCAAAACGCCACGGTAGCCGAATTAAAGGCACAAATTTCCGCGGCAGGACAACCTTTTGGAATGTTCCAAGAATCGGTTCGTGACTCGATGGTTATTTCAAGATTCACCGATTACTATGCGCGTTCGCGCGTAATCGTACCGGATTACGAAATAGAGACGTTTATAGCCGCGAATGATCTTGATGCTGATACGTCGGAATATCAGATTGCTCGCATATTGATTAAGAACGGCGATAACGCTGCAGAGCTTGCGCGCCAAGTGCGAGATGAAATCGATACCGGACTAAGCTTTCAGCAAGCGGTTCTCACTTATTCTGAGGCGACTGATGCGCAAGAAGGTGGTGTGATTGGATGGCGCTCAACTGGGCAGTTACCTGAAATCTACGTTAGCGCGCTCAAAGATGTTCAGGTCGGAGAGGTGTCTCAGGTTCTCGAAACCGCGAATGGTTACCATATTCTCAAATTGCTCGATATGAAGGGCGACAGAACTGAGATTATTCAAACTAAAGTTCGCCACATTCTTATCTCGTCTGATTCTAAGGTAGCGAAATCGCAAGCCGCTAAGAAGCTGTTTGATCTACGTCAACGAATTAATAATGGAGAAGACTTTTCTGCTCTAGCACGCATTTATTCAGACGATTCGGTATCCGCTGCAAATGGAGGAAGTTTGGGTTGGGTTTCACCTGGTGAGATGGTGCCAGCGTTTGAGGAAACATTTCAAAAGCTCCCTTTAGGTGAAGTCAGTCAGCCGATCGAGACTCAGTTTGGCATGCATATCCTAATAGCCGATGATCGTCGTAAAAAGAACATCACTGAGCAGATGGTTCGCGGCCGAGCTGAGCAAATTCTCCGTCGACAACGAGCTGACCGTGAATATAAGCAGTGGATAAGGGAGCTAGAGGAGGGCGCGTACGTGGAGTATGTGGCGACCCCAGATTCGCTGGTTAAATCATAG
- a CDS encoding LPS-assembly protein LptD, translated as MKHGLALASIAASLLMANTAQAACKGSNCICKPSELKFETPQLAKNADGKFPISLEADSVEAQGQDLVLLEGDAEVQQGRQTIVADKLRYYRESERVVADGNVEMISENGDYLASDSIDVHVPTQIGSMTNAQFKLSKGLTSKDGVDTAQIESRGTADLVNLEGEGVVRLENAKYTTCAEGDDSVVIGARDLELDRVAGVGKARGATVRFQGIPIFYTPYISFPLNDERKTGLLTPGFGSDADSGNIFELPWYWNIAKNQDATITPRYYSDRGVQVGLEYRLQTQRSSTYIYGENMSGDEFYRSEVEARNILAGTPDAEIDDDRSLLTIQHSQQFTDSLSGQINYNDVSDIDYFDDLRNDIRYFSATYVPRDVQLNYSGKYVRIGARASEYQIIDDRISEQFKPYERLPSIGMRTNLPEGPMGMRYGLDASYTNFSSDSRIEGTRTSLNPYVELPLDNIWGYVKPRVSLYSRSYQLDNVDAGVEDNPSFAVPIFSIDSGVVFERNTSWFGDAALQTLEPRLYYVYAPEEDQSDIPLFDTSQVSLNNFSNIFRENRFYGDDRVGDTNQVTVGVTTRMLDNESGDQRLTASVGQLVILDDLEQGLSSTSATIESGLGDLLAEVRTESAGAWSTYTFLQYDHDESELRTARFAVSYQPDDDDRKNVSVGYYRSDFGTQVVDQVTVSANWPISDRWQFFGEERYSVEDEESLATTVGLEYNACCWKLRFIGTDRIHNRDIEDKRTSVFVELELTSLGRVRTGL; from the coding sequence ATGAAACACGGATTGGCGCTTGCGAGTATTGCGGCGTCACTACTGATGGCAAATACTGCTCAGGCCGCATGCAAAGGGAGTAACTGTATTTGCAAACCGTCAGAACTGAAATTTGAAACTCCGCAATTAGCCAAAAATGCTGATGGCAAGTTTCCGATTTCATTGGAGGCGGATTCGGTTGAAGCTCAAGGTCAGGACTTAGTGTTGCTCGAGGGCGATGCGGAGGTTCAACAAGGGCGCCAAACCATTGTTGCTGATAAGCTGCGTTATTATCGCGAAAGTGAGCGTGTCGTCGCTGATGGAAACGTTGAAATGATCTCCGAAAATGGTGATTATTTAGCGAGTGACTCCATTGATGTGCATGTGCCCACACAGATTGGTTCCATGACCAATGCGCAATTTAAATTATCTAAAGGGCTCACGTCAAAAGATGGGGTCGATACGGCTCAGATCGAATCTCGTGGCACCGCTGATCTGGTTAATCTAGAAGGTGAGGGCGTAGTACGTTTAGAGAATGCTAAATACACCACCTGTGCGGAAGGCGATGACAGCGTAGTGATCGGTGCCCGTGATTTAGAGTTAGATCGCGTTGCTGGTGTTGGTAAAGCGCGTGGCGCAACGGTGCGATTTCAAGGCATCCCGATATTCTATACCCCTTATATATCGTTTCCACTCAATGACGAGCGTAAAACTGGTCTATTGACGCCTGGCTTTGGTTCCGATGCAGACTCCGGTAACATATTCGAGTTACCTTGGTATTGGAACATAGCAAAAAACCAAGATGCCACTATTACGCCTCGCTATTATAGCGATCGTGGTGTTCAGGTCGGCTTAGAGTATCGCCTGCAGACTCAACGTTCATCGACTTATATATACGGTGAAAATATGTCTGGTGACGAATTCTATCGAAGCGAAGTCGAAGCAAGAAACATCTTGGCTGGGACTCCCGATGCTGAAATAGATGATGATCGTAGTCTTTTGACGATCCAGCACTCTCAACAGTTCACCGATAGCTTATCTGGCCAGATTAATTACAATGACGTTTCTGATATCGATTATTTTGATGATCTTAGAAATGATATCCGCTACTTTTCGGCGACGTATGTTCCGCGTGACGTGCAACTTAACTATTCTGGAAAGTATGTCCGTATTGGCGCGCGCGCCAGCGAGTATCAAATCATTGACGATCGAATCTCGGAGCAGTTTAAGCCGTATGAGCGGCTACCTTCGATCGGAATGCGCACAAACCTACCTGAAGGTCCTATGGGGATGCGTTATGGACTTGACGCAAGCTATACTAATTTCAGTTCAGATTCGCGCATAGAAGGTACTCGAACTTCGCTAAATCCCTATGTGGAGTTACCGCTAGATAATATCTGGGGTTACGTTAAACCGCGTGTTTCTCTGTATTCGCGTTCCTATCAGTTGGACAATGTTGACGCTGGCGTTGAAGACAACCCATCATTTGCGGTACCAATCTTTAGTATAGACTCTGGTGTGGTTTTTGAACGTAACACTAGCTGGTTTGGTGATGCGGCTTTGCAAACGTTGGAACCTCGCTTGTACTACGTGTACGCGCCGGAAGAGGATCAAAGTGACATTCCGCTGTTCGACACCAGTCAAGTTTCGTTGAATAATTTTAGCAATATATTTCGCGAAAACCGCTTCTATGGTGATGACCGCGTTGGTGATACCAATCAGGTTACTGTTGGCGTGACCACTCGTATGCTTGACAATGAGTCTGGTGATCAACGGTTGACAGCGAGTGTCGGTCAGCTGGTGATATTAGATGACTTGGAGCAAGGCTTGTCGAGCACATCGGCAACGATCGAAAGTGGTCTTGGAGATCTGCTTGCTGAGGTGAGGACGGAATCAGCCGGTGCGTGGTCTACTTACACTTTTCTTCAGTATGATCATGACGAGAGTGAGTTAAGAACCGCTCGCTTTGCGGTGTCGTACCAACCCGACGATGATGATCGAAAGAACGTAAGTGTTGGGTATTATCGCTCTGACTTCGGCACTCAAGTTGTTGACCAAGTGACTGTGTCGGCTAATTGGCCGATTTCTGATCGCTGGCAGTTTTTTGGTGAAGAACGCTACTCGGTTGAAGATGAAGAGAGTCTAGCGACCACCGTTGGGCTTGAGTACAACGCTTGCTGCTGGAAACTACGCTTCATCGGAACTGATCGAATACATAACCGGGACATTGAAGACAAACGCACCTCTGTGTTTGTTGAACTAGAGCTGACCTCATTAGGTCGCGTTAGAACCGGGCTATAG
- a CDS encoding aminoglycoside phosphotransferase family protein, which yields MDKRYQQALIWLQTQQSMPDARLSVASADASFRRYFRVHTAQQSYILMDAPPDKENSSLFVTIAQALSRLDVHAPTIYAADLELGFLLLEDLGDRTYLDELKDEPNKLYSDALAALVKLQHGEINSTNNTIETYDKNRLQSEMDLFEDWFIKRHLGLNLQPAQVATLGRIQRYLIDTCLTQPQVWVHRDFHSRNLMITDRNSPGVIDFQDLVVGPLAYDLASIFKDCYIAWPRSRQLTWLREYQQLANDMLDLPQFSFDELVRWYDLTGLQRHLKVLGIFCRLNYRDNKPNYLNDLPMVANYVIEVIDLYPELQEFGLHFRPMIESATA from the coding sequence TTGGATAAACGATACCAGCAAGCACTAATCTGGCTACAGACCCAGCAATCAATGCCTGACGCGCGCCTATCGGTTGCCTCGGCTGACGCCAGCTTCCGGCGTTATTTTCGTGTACACACAGCCCAGCAAAGCTACATCTTAATGGATGCGCCGCCCGACAAAGAGAACTCCTCGTTATTTGTCACAATCGCCCAAGCGCTTAGCCGACTCGACGTTCACGCGCCAACCATTTACGCGGCCGACCTTGAACTAGGCTTTCTACTACTGGAAGATCTAGGCGACCGAACGTACCTTGACGAACTGAAGGACGAACCAAATAAGCTCTATTCTGATGCTCTCGCCGCGCTAGTGAAACTTCAACATGGGGAAATTAACTCCACCAACAACACTATCGAGACATATGATAAAAATCGCTTACAAAGTGAAATGGACTTATTTGAAGACTGGTTCATCAAACGTCACTTAGGCTTAAACTTACAGCCGGCGCAAGTTGCCACACTCGGCCGTATTCAACGCTATCTCATCGACACTTGCTTAACCCAGCCACAAGTATGGGTTCATCGAGATTTTCATTCGAGAAACTTGATGATCACAGATCGCAACTCGCCGGGCGTAATTGATTTTCAAGACTTAGTCGTTGGGCCATTGGCGTATGATCTCGCCTCGATCTTCAAGGATTGCTACATTGCTTGGCCTCGCAGTCGCCAGCTAACGTGGCTCAGGGAGTATCAACAACTTGCCAACGATATGCTCGACCTACCGCAATTCAGCTTCGATGAATTAGTGAGATGGTATGACCTAACCGGCCTACAACGACACCTAAAAGTTTTGGGCATCTTCTGCCGATTGAACTATCGCGACAACAAACCCAATTATCTTAATGACTTACCAATGGTTGCCAATTATGTAATTGAAGTAATTGATCTCTACCCCGAACTGCAAGAATTTGGTCTTCACTTTCGACCAATGATCGAGAGCGCTACCGCATGA
- the murU gene encoding N-acetylmuramate alpha-1-phosphate uridylyltransferase MurU, whose protein sequence is MSDYLAKATTVVLLAAGRGARMRPLTDTTPKPLLTVGPRTLIEHHLSKLASLGFKNVVINTAHLAEQFPAKLGDGAQYGLSIQYSDESQFGALETAGGLQHAVPLIHSDPFLVINSDIWTDFDFTVLLRPLGVLGRLVMVNNPAHNQRGDFVLKQDGYLDVMPEHTTTGLTFSGIALYHKAMFAPLPHGKQALAPLLRNCMKTQQLEGIQHTGKWVDVGTPERLEQLNQTYKIRY, encoded by the coding sequence ATGAGTGACTATCTTGCTAAGGCCACCACCGTGGTTTTGCTAGCCGCCGGCCGCGGCGCGCGCATGCGACCTCTGACCGATACCACACCAAAACCGCTACTCACTGTCGGCCCGCGTACTTTAATCGAACACCATTTATCTAAACTCGCGTCCTTAGGCTTTAAAAATGTGGTAATTAATACCGCGCATTTAGCGGAACAGTTTCCAGCAAAATTGGGCGACGGCGCGCAATACGGACTATCAATACAATACTCGGACGAGTCGCAATTTGGCGCCTTAGAAACCGCGGGAGGACTTCAGCATGCAGTGCCGTTAATTCACAGCGATCCATTCTTGGTAATTAACAGCGACATCTGGACCGACTTCGACTTCACCGTGTTACTACGCCCGCTAGGTGTGCTGGGGCGGCTGGTGATGGTTAACAATCCGGCACACAATCAACGCGGCGACTTTGTATTAAAGCAGGACGGCTATTTAGATGTGATGCCTGAGCACACTACCACAGGCCTCACCTTTAGCGGCATCGCGCTCTACCACAAAGCGATGTTTGCGCCATTACCTCACGGCAAACAAGCCCTCGCTCCGCTTCTAAGAAACTGTATGAAAACGCAACAACTAGAAGGCATTCAACATACTGGAAAGTGGGTCGACGTTGGCACGCCTGAAAGACTCGAACAACTAAATCAAACTTACAAAATTCGCTACTAG